Proteins found in one Flavobacterium channae genomic segment:
- a CDS encoding DUF3467 domain-containing protein, with translation MENNNQQGQINIELDEQTAEGIYSNLAIINHSNSEFVVDFVTIMPGVPKAKVKSRIILTPQHAKRLLKALGENIHRFESAHGKIEEGEQPPIPLNFGPTGQA, from the coding sequence ATGGAAAATAATAACCAACAAGGACAAATCAATATTGAACTAGACGAGCAAACTGCAGAAGGAATTTACTCTAATTTAGCAATTATCAATCATTCAAATTCGGAGTTTGTGGTAGATTTTGTAACAATTATGCCAGGAGTGCCTAAGGCAAAAGTAAAATCAAGAATTATCTTAACGCCACAACACGCAAAACGTTTGTTAAAAGCGTTAGGTGAAAATATTCATCGTTTTGAAAGTGCTCATGGAAAGATAGAAGAAGGAGAACAACCTCCAATTCCTTTAAATTTTGGTCCAACAGGACAAGCTTAA